A single region of the Halopiger xanaduensis SH-6 genome encodes:
- a CDS encoding ribonuclease HI family protein — MTDDSLPAEHLSPLAALVDEVLAGFGYEVAAATDAIDDAVPGYGGLFDPETDSDELRRALERLLESGLARPPVPEPTGDAFVLYVDGSSRGNPGPAGAGAVIMDAAEDELARLGRPVGARTGNNTAEYVALQLGLSELLARYEPRRLEVRIDSMTVIQDVWGGDDPTEPGVEAYSEAVAAALSSVPDHRYTHLADGDPNPADALATVGADIAAFGPG, encoded by the coding sequence GTGACCGACGACTCCCTCCCGGCCGAACACCTCTCGCCGCTCGCCGCGCTCGTCGACGAGGTGCTCGCGGGGTTCGGTTACGAGGTGGCGGCCGCCACCGACGCCATCGACGACGCCGTCCCCGGCTACGGCGGCCTGTTCGACCCCGAGACCGACTCGGACGAGTTGCGCCGCGCGCTCGAGCGCCTGCTGGAGTCGGGACTCGCCCGGCCGCCGGTCCCCGAGCCGACGGGCGACGCGTTCGTCCTCTACGTCGACGGCAGTTCGCGCGGCAATCCCGGTCCCGCAGGTGCGGGCGCCGTCATCATGGACGCTGCGGAGGACGAACTCGCCCGTCTCGGCCGCCCCGTCGGCGCCCGGACGGGGAACAACACCGCCGAGTACGTCGCCCTCCAGCTCGGGCTCTCCGAACTGTTGGCTCGCTACGAGCCGCGGCGGCTGGAGGTGCGCATCGACTCGATGACGGTCATCCAGGACGTCTGGGGCGGCGACGACCCGACGGAGCCGGGCGTCGAGGCGTACAGCGAGGCCGTCGCGGCGGCGCTCTCGAGCGTTCCGGACCACCGGTACACGCACCTGGCCGACGGCGACCCGAACCCGGCCGACGCGCTGGCGACGGTGGGTGCCGATATCGCGGCCTTCGGACCGGGATAG
- a CDS encoding dihydrolipoyl dehydrogenase family protein produces MVHVAIVGAYGSAGVAVADELLERADELESEDATDGLELTLIDDGEPGGGLCILRGCMPSKDVLSAGQHRYQARHDDRLQGVPEVDPEAVVARKDEHVSSFAAHRRSHVHDLAEREGVEFVHDTARFVDERVLELEERGRRIEPDYVVIATGSVVNVPAELPGIDDVSFQTSADVLDATEFPDSAIVMGHGYVSLELGPYLSEVGGVDLTVIEHDRRPLEDVPDAYGDALLELYRDHFDIEVLTETDEKRVEPTDDGGVRMVVEQQDGEPRTVEADELYCFTGRRPNLEGLGLEHTRLEPGEGWVTSTMQAADDERVFVVGDANGREPILHVAKEQGFAAGENIVHHARGEECEPYANVPHHVIFSGLGVYPFVRIGHTPATAADSGMDAFVVTREASSDGVFKSKNHPEGRATLVVSAETGAVLGYQGLHLHGDVMAKTMQVAVEMGLDVRDLPKRAYHPTTPEILDGLFREACAELEDRQQCVGDTDGRDPSL; encoded by the coding sequence ATGGTCCACGTAGCCATCGTCGGCGCCTACGGGAGCGCCGGCGTCGCCGTCGCCGACGAACTCCTCGAGCGGGCCGACGAACTCGAGTCCGAAGACGCGACCGACGGCCTCGAACTCACCCTGATCGACGACGGCGAACCGGGCGGGGGCCTCTGCATTCTGCGCGGCTGCATGCCCTCGAAGGACGTCCTCTCAGCCGGCCAGCACCGCTATCAGGCGCGCCACGACGACCGCCTCCAGGGCGTTCCCGAGGTCGATCCCGAGGCCGTCGTCGCACGGAAGGACGAGCACGTCTCGAGTTTCGCCGCGCACCGCCGAAGTCACGTCCACGACCTCGCCGAGCGCGAGGGCGTCGAGTTCGTCCACGACACCGCGCGGTTCGTCGACGAGCGCGTGCTCGAACTCGAGGAGCGCGGTCGCCGGATCGAACCCGACTACGTCGTCATCGCGACGGGATCGGTGGTCAACGTCCCCGCCGAACTGCCGGGGATCGACGACGTATCCTTTCAGACCAGTGCGGACGTCCTCGACGCGACCGAGTTCCCCGACTCGGCGATCGTGATGGGCCACGGCTACGTCAGCCTCGAGCTCGGCCCCTACCTGAGCGAGGTCGGCGGCGTCGATCTTACGGTGATCGAGCACGACCGGCGCCCCCTCGAGGACGTGCCGGACGCCTACGGCGACGCGCTGCTCGAACTCTACCGCGACCACTTCGATATCGAGGTGCTGACCGAGACGGACGAAAAGCGCGTCGAGCCGACCGACGACGGCGGCGTCCGGATGGTCGTCGAACAGCAGGACGGCGAACCGCGGACCGTCGAGGCCGACGAACTCTACTGTTTCACCGGTCGCCGTCCCAACCTCGAGGGGCTGGGACTCGAGCACACCCGCCTCGAGCCGGGCGAGGGCTGGGTCACGTCGACGATGCAGGCGGCCGACGACGAGCGCGTGTTCGTCGTCGGCGACGCTAACGGGCGCGAGCCGATCCTCCACGTCGCCAAGGAGCAGGGCTTCGCGGCCGGCGAGAACATCGTCCACCACGCCCGCGGCGAGGAGTGCGAACCGTACGCCAACGTCCCCCACCACGTGATCTTCTCGGGGCTGGGCGTCTACCCGTTCGTCCGCATCGGACACACGCCGGCGACGGCCGCCGATTCGGGGATGGACGCGTTCGTCGTCACCCGCGAGGCGTCTTCGGACGGCGTCTTCAAGAGCAAAAATCACCCCGAGGGGCGCGCGACGCTGGTCGTCAGCGCCGAAACCGGCGCCGTGCTGGGCTATCAGGGGCTGCACCTCCACGGCGACGTGATGGCCAAGACGATGCAGGTCGCCGTCGAGATGGGGCTTGACGTCCGCGACCTTCCCAAGCGGGCGTACCACCCGACGACGCCCGAGATTCTGGACGGGTTGTTCCGGGAGGCCTGCGCCGAACTCGAGGATCGCCAGCAGTGCGTCGGTGACACCGACGGCCGCGATCCGTCGCTGTAG
- the kdgK1 gene encoding bifunctional 2-dehydro-3-deoxygluconokinase/2-dehydro-3-deoxygalactonokinase, which yields MSDLVSFGETMLRLSPPDNERLEDTDEFEVHVGGAESNVAIAAQRLGTSATWLSKLPENPLGRQVVGKLRQYGIETDVAWSPQGRVGTYYMEQAGEPRGTNVIYDRQNAAVTTAKTREFDLEPIRDAKVFFTTGITPALSPTLRDTTMSLLKAAKEGGTTTAFDFNYRAKLWSPDEAKEVLTQLFPGIDVLVIAARDAQNVLGLEGDPRQIAHQLGSQYDFETVIVTRGAEGAIGWHDNVVHEQDVYETDTVSPIGTGDAFTGTFVARRLDGDDVPTALEYSAAAAALKRTIPGDVALITEEEVETVVKEGAKAISR from the coding sequence GTGAGCGATCTCGTCTCCTTCGGGGAGACCATGCTGCGGCTCTCCCCGCCCGACAACGAGCGCCTTGAGGATACCGACGAGTTCGAGGTCCACGTCGGCGGCGCCGAGAGCAACGTCGCGATCGCCGCCCAGCGGCTCGGCACGTCGGCGACCTGGCTCTCGAAGCTCCCCGAGAACCCGCTGGGTCGGCAGGTCGTCGGCAAGCTCCGCCAGTACGGCATCGAGACCGACGTCGCCTGGAGCCCGCAGGGGCGAGTGGGGACCTACTACATGGAACAGGCCGGCGAACCCCGGGGCACGAACGTCATCTACGACCGGCAAAACGCCGCGGTCACGACCGCAAAGACGCGGGAGTTCGACCTCGAGCCGATTCGGGACGCCAAGGTTTTCTTCACGACGGGCATCACGCCCGCGCTCTCGCCGACGCTTCGCGACACGACGATGAGCCTGCTGAAGGCGGCCAAGGAGGGCGGGACGACGACCGCCTTCGACTTCAACTACCGCGCCAAACTCTGGTCGCCCGACGAGGCGAAGGAGGTGCTGACCCAGCTGTTCCCCGGTATCGACGTGCTCGTCATCGCCGCCCGCGACGCGCAGAACGTCCTCGGCCTCGAGGGCGACCCGCGACAGATCGCCCACCAGCTGGGCTCGCAGTACGACTTCGAGACGGTCATCGTCACCCGCGGCGCGGAGGGGGCGATCGGCTGGCACGACAACGTCGTCCACGAACAGGACGTCTACGAGACGGACACCGTCTCGCCGATCGGCACCGGCGACGCCTTCACGGGAACGTTCGTCGCACGGCGACTCGACGGCGACGACGTGCCGACGGCGCTCGAGTACTCGGCGGCGGCGGCCGCGCTCAAGCGGACGATTCCGGGCGACGTCGCGCTCATCACCGAGGAGGAGGTCGAGACGGTCGTCAAAGAGGGCGCGAAGGCGATTTCGCGGTAG
- a CDS encoding GNAT family N-acetyltransferase, whose product MDWTIRRATTDAAPAVREIARESWHAAYDDILGPDTVADVTDDWYAIEELEVSIRKSRETDDEEFLLAVPARADEASDADPDPNPDATASSDAGVSAEIEGFAHAGLHPDDPTAAYLVRLYVRPGTWGEGTGTALLERIEATFEPTCDRLRLTVLADNEIGVSFYESAGFERVQTRQSDLGDGIDECIYEKAL is encoded by the coding sequence ATGGACTGGACCATCCGTCGGGCGACGACGGACGCGGCACCGGCCGTCCGCGAAATCGCCCGCGAGAGTTGGCACGCCGCCTACGACGACATCCTCGGCCCCGACACGGTCGCCGACGTTACCGACGACTGGTACGCGATCGAGGAACTCGAGGTATCGATTCGGAAGTCGAGGGAGACAGACGATGAGGAGTTCTTGCTCGCGGTTCCCGCCCGCGCGGACGAAGCGTCCGACGCTGACCCTGACCCTAACCCTGACGCCACCGCCAGTTCCGATGCCGGCGTCAGTGCCGAAATCGAGGGCTTCGCCCACGCCGGGCTCCACCCCGACGACCCCACCGCTGCCTACCTCGTTCGGCTGTACGTCCGACCGGGCACGTGGGGCGAGGGCACCGGAACGGCGCTGCTCGAGCGGATCGAAGCGACGTTCGAGCCGACGTGCGACCGACTTCGACTGACGGTCCTGGCGGACAACGAGATCGGCGTTTCGTTCTACGAGTCGGCGGGATTCGAGCGCGTCCAGACGCGACAGTCCGATCTGGGAGACGGGATCGACGAGTGCATCTACGAAAAAGCGTTGTGA
- a CDS encoding valine--tRNA ligase, producing MDAQEQDGEDAGEPTLEGSYDPEAVEERWQQRWVDEEVYAYESDPERDPNTLYAIDTPPPTVSGSLHMGHLYGSTLQDFAARFQRMNDGDVLFPFGYDDNGIASERLTERELDIRHQDYERREFQELCREVCQEYEAEFTDQMQSLGTSIDWTSTYKTIEPRVQRISQLSFLDLYEKGREYRKKAPAIWCPDCETAISQVEMEDDERGSHFNDIAFELVGDDAPRDEFVISTTRPELIPACVSVFVHPDDDENQDLVGETARIPIFGHEVPIIADDRVDMEKGSGIVMCCTFGDQKDIEWYQAHDLPLRVAIDESATMTDLAGDYEGMSTEEAREAIVEDLDDEGYLRDRWDISHTVQVHERCETPVEFRVSKQWYVEILDHKEEYLEAGREMDWYPEKMFTRYKHWIEGLEWDWLISRQRDSGIPFPVWYCADCDHEIMAAREDLPVDPLSDEPPVEECPECGHDDFVPEDDVFDTWATSSLTPLINAGWDWDAEAEEFTMDKPELYPFDLRPQGHDIISFWLFHTVVKCYEHTGEVPFDATMINGHVLDENREKMSKSKGNVVDPDDVLADYPVDAVRFWAASAAVGDDFPYQEKDLRAGEKLLRKLWNASKLTDTLAPREPEEPEALEPIDRWLLAELDDAIEELTAQLEEYEFAKARDRLRTFFWNTFCDDYLEIAKGREDNPSTQYALRTAHRTFLELWAPFLPHATEEIWQAVYSDDPENLETNSIHVRDWPAPQGYDADLEAGETAMEVISALRRYKSEQQLPLNADLESVSVYGPIEGFEDAIQNVMHVQTLEVLDEEPEVTTEVASIDLDYSTLGPKFGSKVGEIDSGIESGEYEIADEEGVLRVADEELEADLFEVEYERTYSGAGEMIETESAVVILED from the coding sequence ATGGACGCGCAGGAACAGGACGGCGAGGACGCGGGGGAACCGACCCTCGAGGGCTCCTACGACCCCGAAGCGGTCGAAGAGCGCTGGCAGCAGCGCTGGGTCGACGAGGAGGTCTACGCCTACGAGAGCGACCCCGAACGGGACCCCAACACACTCTACGCGATCGACACGCCGCCGCCGACGGTCTCGGGGAGTCTGCACATGGGTCACCTCTACGGCTCGACGCTGCAGGACTTCGCCGCGCGGTTCCAGCGGATGAACGACGGCGACGTCCTCTTCCCCTTCGGCTACGACGACAACGGAATCGCCTCGGAGCGGCTGACCGAGCGCGAACTGGACATCCGCCACCAAGACTACGAACGGCGGGAGTTTCAGGAACTCTGCCGCGAGGTCTGTCAGGAGTACGAGGCCGAGTTTACCGACCAGATGCAGTCGCTCGGGACCTCGATCGACTGGACGAGCACCTACAAGACGATCGAGCCCCGCGTCCAGCGGATCTCCCAGCTGTCCTTCCTCGACCTCTACGAGAAGGGCCGCGAGTACCGCAAGAAGGCCCCCGCGATCTGGTGTCCCGACTGCGAGACGGCCATCTCGCAGGTCGAGATGGAGGACGACGAGCGCGGCTCGCACTTCAACGACATCGCGTTCGAACTGGTCGGCGACGACGCCCCGCGCGACGAGTTCGTCATCTCCACCACGCGACCCGAACTGATCCCGGCCTGCGTCTCCGTCTTCGTCCACCCCGACGACGACGAGAATCAGGATCTGGTCGGCGAGACCGCCCGCATCCCGATCTTCGGCCACGAGGTGCCGATCATCGCCGACGACCGCGTCGACATGGAGAAGGGCAGCGGGATCGTCATGTGCTGTACCTTCGGCGACCAGAAGGACATCGAGTGGTACCAGGCCCACGACCTCCCGCTGCGCGTCGCCATCGACGAGTCCGCGACGATGACCGACCTCGCCGGCGATTACGAGGGCATGTCCACCGAGGAGGCCCGCGAGGCCATCGTCGAGGATCTGGACGACGAGGGCTATCTGCGCGACCGCTGGGATATCTCCCACACCGTCCAAGTTCACGAGCGCTGCGAGACGCCCGTCGAGTTCCGCGTCTCCAAGCAGTGGTACGTCGAAATTCTGGACCACAAGGAGGAGTACCTCGAGGCCGGCCGGGAGATGGACTGGTACCCCGAGAAGATGTTTACGCGCTACAAACACTGGATCGAGGGCCTCGAGTGGGACTGGCTGATCTCCCGCCAGCGCGACTCGGGGATTCCGTTCCCGGTCTGGTACTGCGCGGACTGCGACCACGAGATCATGGCCGCGCGCGAAGACCTGCCGGTCGACCCGCTGAGCGACGAGCCGCCGGTTGAGGAGTGTCCCGAGTGTGGTCACGACGACTTCGTTCCGGAGGACGACGTCTTCGACACGTGGGCGACCTCCTCGCTGACGCCGCTGATCAACGCCGGCTGGGACTGGGACGCCGAGGCCGAGGAGTTCACGATGGACAAGCCGGAGCTGTACCCGTTCGACCTGCGCCCGCAGGGCCACGACATCATCTCGTTCTGGCTGTTCCACACCGTCGTCAAGTGCTACGAGCACACCGGCGAGGTGCCCTTCGACGCGACGATGATCAACGGCCACGTGCTCGACGAGAACCGCGAGAAGATGTCCAAGTCGAAGGGCAACGTGGTCGACCCCGACGACGTGCTCGCGGACTACCCCGTCGACGCGGTCCGCTTCTGGGCCGCAAGCGCCGCGGTCGGCGACGACTTCCCGTACCAGGAGAAGGATCTGCGCGCCGGCGAGAAACTCCTGCGCAAGCTCTGGAACGCCTCGAAGCTCACCGACACGCTCGCCCCGCGCGAGCCCGAGGAGCCCGAAGCCCTCGAGCCGATCGACCGCTGGCTGCTCGCGGAACTCGACGACGCGATCGAGGAGCTCACCGCCCAGCTCGAGGAGTACGAGTTCGCGAAGGCCCGCGACCGCCTGCGCACGTTCTTCTGGAACACCTTCTGCGACGACTACCTCGAGATCGCCAAGGGCCGCGAGGACAACCCCTCGACGCAGTACGCGCTGCGGACGGCCCACCGGACCTTCCTCGAGCTGTGGGCGCCGTTCCTGCCCCACGCGACCGAGGAGATCTGGCAGGCCGTCTACAGCGACGACCCCGAGAACCTCGAGACCAACAGCATCCACGTCCGCGACTGGCCCGCACCGCAGGGGTACGACGCCGACCTCGAGGCCGGCGAGACTGCGATGGAGGTCATCTCCGCGCTCCGGCGGTACAAGAGCGAACAGCAGCTGCCGCTGAACGCCGACCTCGAGTCGGTCTCGGTCTACGGCCCGATCGAGGGCTTCGAGGACGCGATCCAGAACGTGATGCACGTGCAGACCCTCGAGGTGCTCGACGAGGAGCCCGAAGTGACGACCGAGGTCGCCTCGATCGACCTCGACTACTCGACGCTCGGGCCGAAGTTCGGCTCGAAGGTCGGCGAGATCGATTCGGGGATCGAGAGCGGCGAGTACGAGATCGCCGACGAGGAGGGCGTCCTCCGCGTCGCCGACGAGGAACTCGAGGCCGACCTCTTCGAGGTCGAGTACGAGCGCACCTACTCCGGCGCCGGCGAGATGATCGAGACCGAGTCGGCGGTCGTCATCCTCGAGGACTGA
- the rtcA gene encoding RNA 3'-terminal phosphate cyclase has product MTSIDPDRELDGSSAGGQFLRTALGLAVLENEAVRLENVRGDRSTPGLRHQHLAVLETMVEICDANVSGAELGAETVAFDPGLSMDDGADSGPNGHPKLEGGEYAVDIGTAGSVTLLFESLLPLATILESPLRITATGGTDVKWSPPLDYFRYVKLPLLRRYGLTAACEVDRRGFYPDGGGRATLHLGPSELEPIELAERGPLEAVRIYSTESESLADRDVAFRQVEGALERLAVDDLERGGSDSGSREPAERRETTAASPSPGSALVVRIDHGTGIAGFTALGERGKPAERVGEDAADAANRFLEREATAPVDRHMADQLLVFLAIAGGRVRVPEVTDHVAASRELLEAFGVSIDLEEGGDNGSDSGGGPATVTAEPSIGPTASR; this is encoded by the coding sequence ATGACGAGTATCGACCCCGACCGCGAACTCGACGGCTCGAGCGCCGGCGGCCAGTTCCTCCGCACGGCGCTGGGTCTCGCAGTGCTGGAAAACGAGGCCGTCCGCCTCGAGAACGTCCGCGGCGATCGGTCGACGCCGGGCCTCCGACACCAGCACTTGGCGGTTCTCGAGACGATGGTCGAGATCTGTGACGCCAACGTTTCGGGTGCGGAATTGGGCGCTGAGACGGTTGCGTTCGATCCTGGCCTCTCGATGGACGATGGTGCTGATTCGGGCCCGAACGGCCACCCGAAACTCGAGGGCGGCGAGTACGCCGTCGACATCGGCACCGCCGGCAGCGTCACGCTGCTGTTCGAGTCCCTGCTGCCGCTCGCGACGATCCTCGAGTCCCCGCTGCGGATAACGGCGACCGGCGGGACCGACGTGAAGTGGTCCCCGCCGCTGGATTACTTCCGATACGTCAAACTCCCACTGTTGCGCCGGTACGGACTCACAGCTGCCTGCGAGGTCGACCGCCGCGGGTTCTACCCCGACGGCGGCGGCCGCGCAACCTTGCACCTCGGGCCCTCCGAACTCGAGCCGATCGAACTCGCCGAGCGCGGACCGCTCGAGGCCGTGCGAATCTACTCGACGGAATCCGAGTCGCTGGCCGACAGGGACGTGGCGTTCCGGCAGGTCGAGGGGGCGCTCGAGCGGCTCGCGGTCGACGACCTCGAACGCGGCGGCTCGGACTCGGGCAGCCGTGAGCCCGCGGAACGGCGCGAAACCACTGCGGCGAGCCCCAGTCCCGGCTCGGCGCTCGTCGTTCGCATCGATCACGGGACGGGGATCGCCGGCTTCACTGCGCTGGGCGAGCGCGGCAAACCCGCCGAGCGCGTCGGCGAAGACGCGGCCGACGCCGCGAACCGCTTCCTCGAGCGCGAGGCGACGGCGCCGGTCGACCGACACATGGCCGATCAGTTGCTCGTCTTCCTCGCCATCGCGGGCGGCCGCGTCCGCGTGCCCGAAGTGACCGATCACGTCGCGGCGAGTCGCGAGTTGCTCGAGGCGTTCGGCGTGTCGATCGATCTAGAGGAGGGAGGCGACAACGGTAGCGATTCCGGCGGCGGCCCCGCAACGGTAACCGCCGAACCGTCGATCGGCCCGACCGCGAGCCGCTGA
- a CDS encoding GNAT family N-acetyltransferase: MTGAVRRATTDDAWAIHETARASWHAAYDDILGPGTVDEVVDEWYALGDLESSIADVIGREDAEFLVVEPDDSGGGPEECRGFAHAVPWPEDPAVAYVARFYVSPDAWGEGVGTTLLERLEALLADSFDRVRLAVLADNDVGISFAESSGFERVAVRETGLGNGLEECVYEKGI, encoded by the coding sequence GTGACTGGAGCGGTCCGACGGGCGACCACCGACGACGCGTGGGCCATCCACGAAACGGCGCGGGCGAGCTGGCACGCCGCCTACGACGACATCCTCGGGCCCGGGACGGTCGACGAGGTCGTCGACGAGTGGTACGCGCTCGGCGACCTCGAGTCCTCGATCGCCGACGTGATCGGGCGCGAGGACGCCGAATTTCTCGTCGTCGAACCGGACGACTCCGGCGGTGGCCCCGAGGAGTGTCGCGGCTTCGCCCACGCCGTTCCGTGGCCAGAAGACCCTGCGGTCGCGTACGTAGCCCGGTTCTACGTCAGCCCTGACGCGTGGGGCGAGGGCGTCGGCACGACGCTGCTCGAGCGCCTCGAGGCGCTATTGGCGGACTCGTTCGACCGCGTGCGGCTGGCGGTGCTCGCGGATAACGACGTCGGAATTTCCTTCGCCGAATCGTCGGGTTTCGAACGGGTCGCAGTGCGGGAGACGGGGCTGGGTAACGGACTCGAGGAGTGCGTCTACGAGAAAGGGATCTGA
- a CDS encoding RNB domain-containing ribonuclease encodes MSNDAQAEAGTAEGQGPVEVSEDLARHLENKREELFEKFEIRDEFPPEVLEEAEARTEDVQNEIQEEVDERKDLRDLTTWTTDPIDAQDFDDALSIEERDDEYVLWVHIADVTHYVNPDTAMWDEAVERGNTVYLPGYTIHMLPPVLAETVCSLVPNEDRLAHTVEMHLDKENLGYETIEIYKSVIRSDERLTYSQAENRLEDPDADLHEENKLVYEVANRMHEQRKEDGSLVLNPSRDRAHTIIEECMLKANKAVTHELMWSRGVEAMYRVHPQPSPDEWSEALQEIQDLDGVSIPGSTWDDPRKAVNATLEEAPGRQLDKIQWAVMKVMPRAKYMNDPFGGHHALNFEIYGHFTSPIRRLSDLINHWIVYQNDVPENLIELCDRASDKQKDAEQCEREYKNFLQEVGLDPMAVNNRGIEVVDDDEAEKTL; translated from the coding sequence ATGAGTAACGACGCACAGGCCGAGGCCGGCACGGCCGAAGGCCAGGGCCCCGTCGAAGTCTCCGAGGACCTCGCGCGCCACCTCGAGAACAAGCGCGAGGAACTCTTCGAGAAGTTCGAGATTCGCGACGAGTTCCCGCCCGAAGTCCTCGAGGAGGCCGAAGCCCGAACCGAAGACGTCCAGAATGAGATCCAGGAGGAGGTCGACGAGCGCAAGGACCTCCGCGATCTGACGACGTGGACGACCGACCCCATCGACGCGCAGGACTTCGACGACGCCCTCTCGATCGAGGAACGCGACGACGAGTACGTCCTCTGGGTGCACATCGCCGACGTGACCCATTACGTCAACCCCGACACGGCGATGTGGGACGAGGCCGTCGAGCGCGGGAACACGGTCTACCTGCCGGGCTACACCATCCACATGCTGCCGCCCGTCCTCGCGGAGACCGTCTGCTCGCTGGTCCCCAACGAGGACCGGCTGGCCCACACCGTCGAGATGCACCTCGACAAGGAGAACCTCGGCTACGAGACCATCGAGATCTACAAATCCGTCATCCGGTCCGACGAGCGGCTCACCTACTCGCAGGCCGAGAACCGCCTCGAGGATCCCGACGCTGACCTCCACGAGGAGAACAAACTGGTCTACGAGGTCGCGAATCGGATGCACGAGCAGCGCAAGGAGGACGGCTCGCTCGTCCTGAACCCCTCTCGGGACCGCGCCCACACCATCATCGAGGAGTGCATGCTGAAGGCCAACAAGGCCGTCACGCACGAACTCATGTGGTCTCGCGGCGTCGAGGCGATGTACCGCGTCCACCCGCAGCCGAGTCCGGACGAGTGGTCCGAGGCGCTCCAGGAGATTCAGGACTTAGACGGCGTCTCCATTCCTGGCAGCACGTGGGACGACCCCCGGAAGGCCGTCAACGCGACGCTCGAGGAGGCGCCCGGTCGCCAACTGGACAAGATCCAGTGGGCGGTGATGAAGGTGATGCCGCGCGCGAAGTACATGAACGACCCGTTCGGCGGCCACCACGCGTTGAACTTCGAGATTTACGGCCACTTCACCAGCCCGATCCGCCGGCTCTCGGACCTGATCAACCACTGGATCGTCTACCAGAACGACGTCCCCGAGAACCTGATCGAACTCTGCGACCGCGCCAGCGACAAGCAGAAAGACGCCGAGCAGTGCGAACGCGAGTACAAGAACTTCCTGCAGGAGGTCGGCCTCGATCCGATGGCGGTCAACAACCGCGGGATCGAAGTGGTGGACGACGACGAGGCGGAGAAGACGCTGTAA
- a CDS encoding HalOD1 output domain-containing protein yields the protein MGPENQEQQLLVEYEIPADESVSMAAVHAVSSLKECEPWELSPLYRTIDPEMLDDLCESQRDGIVKFVYSGFHITVEEGEYLLLRPADHG from the coding sequence ATGGGGCCCGAGAATCAGGAACAGCAGCTACTGGTCGAGTACGAAATTCCAGCGGACGAATCCGTGAGTATGGCGGCCGTCCACGCCGTGAGTTCGCTAAAGGAGTGTGAGCCGTGGGAGTTGAGTCCGCTGTACAGGACGATCGATCCAGAGATGCTGGACGACCTATGCGAGTCACAACGAGACGGGATAGTCAAATTCGTCTACAGCGGCTTTCATATCACCGTTGAGGAAGGCGAGTATCTTCTACTTCGACCAGCAGATCACGGGTGA
- a CDS encoding HFX_2341 family transcriptional regulator — protein MQTHIVPVGFDYDRLIAPLVRDQIDVERVILLEGAVGSEANVEYSRRLSEKLETDFQNLLGASTERFVLEDVYDYDEAFEQAYDLITAELDRGNEVWVNIAAMPRTVSFAFATAANSLMVEREDDREQIHTYYTAPEKYLETELAEELREQIDLLEDLEADREQAGDGEIADGRIADRLESARNLLSEFDERGTTIGAKEIDGRHIVELPVASFSNVKPFEELILYKLGEDGEFDSVSELAESLARELNEEYTDSFRSKVIYNVDRLGPGGKGYIEREEHGKSYRTRLSRIGELWVRAHSDSEATLEDEA, from the coding sequence ATGCAAACCCACATCGTCCCGGTCGGGTTCGACTACGACCGGCTGATCGCGCCGCTGGTGCGCGATCAGATCGACGTCGAGCGCGTCATCCTGCTGGAGGGTGCCGTCGGGAGCGAGGCCAACGTCGAGTACTCCCGGCGGCTCTCGGAGAAACTCGAGACCGACTTCCAGAACCTGCTGGGTGCGAGCACCGAGCGGTTCGTCTTGGAGGACGTCTACGACTACGACGAGGCCTTCGAGCAGGCCTACGACCTCATCACCGCCGAGCTGGATCGGGGCAACGAGGTCTGGGTCAACATCGCCGCGATGCCCCGCACGGTCAGCTTCGCCTTCGCGACCGCCGCCAACTCGCTGATGGTCGAGCGCGAGGACGACCGCGAGCAGATCCACACCTACTACACCGCCCCCGAGAAGTACCTCGAGACGGAACTGGCCGAGGAACTGCGCGAGCAGATCGACCTGCTCGAGGACCTCGAGGCCGACCGCGAGCAAGCGGGGGACGGCGAGATCGCGGACGGGCGCATCGCGGACCGCCTCGAGAGCGCCCGCAACCTCCTCTCGGAGTTCGACGAGCGCGGGACCACCATCGGCGCGAAGGAGATCGACGGCCGCCACATCGTCGAGTTGCCCGTCGCTTCCTTCTCGAACGTCAAGCCCTTCGAGGAACTCATCCTCTACAAGCTCGGCGAGGACGGCGAGTTCGATTCGGTCTCCGAACTGGCCGAATCGCTCGCGCGCGAACTCAACGAGGAGTACACCGACAGCTTCCGCTCGAAGGTGATTTACAACGTCGATCGCCTGGGGCCGGGCGGAAAGGGATACATCGAGCGCGAGGAACACGGCAAATCGTACCGGACGCGTCTCTCCCGGATCGGCGAACTGTGGGTCCGCGCCCACTCCGACTCAGAGGCCACACTCGAGGACGAGGCGTGA